In a single window of the Leptospira sanjuanensis genome:
- a CDS encoding TolC family protein, translated as MISKNIIKKEYNYSSFALTAILFSVLIAGCTDDSAIRTNDGVVEPRLEEVTGVTTGKIRNISPEQELNIDELYAYAVERTERIALKEEAIQQADSQKAAAFASFFPSLSLVYNKFYRIPGPNSHFNPYYTEPNPYTGGSSSSSLPPTVGPGTRLLLSIPILNGVSQYTTYKAAGALTNVRMNEARYESGRLYLEIAQAYYNVLQLKEIILLEEKKTELVRKTIQERRRLFSLGRITRADLSGSEAAFSRSEAGLEDFKYQLKQAEMALESLVGAGEGGLRLAIPKEAIVIPHNLTPEERIAKRYDVIAAKENLKMAELNLKKAWGGHLPSVTLNNYYTIPEHNTTPNKDITMQLSINVPILSAGTITAGVKQAESAVRQAELQLSQAKRVASDEIRKAYESSLNSARLLSLYSKARNSAESNLSSQRRGFSFKTASRLELLVSETSFLDSEIAYRKAYYQHSLNTIWYSVAIGELPKLKKSKEEDKTGG; from the coding sequence ATGATTTCGAAAAACATTATAAAAAAAGAATATAATTATTCGAGCTTCGCATTGACCGCAATTCTGTTTTCGGTTTTGATTGCGGGTTGTACGGACGACTCCGCGATCCGAACCAACGACGGAGTCGTGGAACCTCGCTTGGAAGAAGTCACAGGAGTGACGACCGGAAAAATCCGGAACATTTCTCCCGAACAAGAATTGAATATCGACGAACTCTACGCATACGCGGTCGAACGGACGGAACGGATCGCGCTCAAAGAAGAGGCGATTCAACAGGCGGATTCGCAAAAGGCGGCGGCCTTCGCGTCCTTCTTCCCTTCTTTGTCCCTGGTATATAACAAATTTTATCGGATTCCCGGACCGAATTCTCACTTTAACCCGTATTATACGGAGCCGAACCCGTATACAGGAGGATCTTCTTCGAGCAGCTTGCCTCCGACGGTCGGCCCCGGGACGAGACTTTTGTTGTCGATTCCGATCCTGAACGGGGTAAGTCAATATACGACATACAAAGCGGCGGGCGCTCTTACTAACGTGAGAATGAACGAGGCTCGTTACGAATCCGGCCGGCTGTATCTGGAAATCGCACAAGCATATTATAATGTTCTCCAGTTGAAAGAGATCATTCTTCTGGAGGAGAAAAAGACGGAATTGGTCCGTAAAACCATCCAAGAACGCAGAAGACTTTTTTCCTTAGGGAGAATCACGCGGGCGGATTTGAGCGGATCGGAAGCGGCTTTTTCCCGTTCCGAAGCGGGTCTGGAGGATTTTAAGTATCAGCTCAAACAAGCGGAGATGGCCTTGGAAAGTCTTGTCGGCGCGGGAGAAGGGGGACTTAGGCTTGCGATTCCCAAAGAAGCGATCGTGATTCCTCACAACCTTACGCCCGAGGAAAGAATCGCCAAACGATACGATGTCATCGCCGCAAAAGAGAATCTCAAGATGGCCGAACTCAATTTGAAAAAAGCCTGGGGAGGGCACCTGCCTTCGGTAACGTTGAACAACTATTATACGATCCCGGAACACAACACGACTCCGAACAAAGACATCACGATGCAGTTGTCGATCAACGTGCCTATATTATCCGCGGGTACGATCACCGCCGGAGTCAAACAGGCGGAATCCGCGGTACGACAAGCGGAATTGCAGTTGTCGCAGGCTAAACGCGTTGCGAGCGACGAGATTCGAAAGGCGTATGAAAGTTCTTTGAACTCGGCCCGTTTGCTATCTTTATATTCGAAAGCGCGCAACTCCGCCGAATCCAATCTCAGCAGTCAAAGAAGGGGATTCAGTTTTAAAACCGCTTCCCGTTTGGAACTTCTGGTTTCGGAAACCTCCTTCTTGGATTCGGAAATCGCGTATCGAAAAGCGTATTATCAACATTCCTTAAATACGATTTGGTATTCCGTTGCGATCGGCGAGCTGCCGAAATTAAAAAAATCGAAAGAAGAGGATAAGACCGGGGGTTAG
- a CDS encoding NAD(+)/NADH kinase, whose protein sequence is MKVEYAIIVKNKTRLETLIERFNTKQQARFYIERLGGRFEEYEAEHEIFHESLDLVQKRISKKIKSKIVERMYVPSFLFSQKNVIVTIGQDGLVANTAKYSKGVPIVAVNPDKERYDGVLLPFDKNNFMHAVENVMEGNFTSKTVRFAEAKLNDGQRLLAFNDLFIGPSSHTSARYKISYNRNLEEQSSSGIIVSTPAGSTGWLSSIFNMAYGVTGLFEKELTLKRPALQEDQLLFAVREPFQSVRTQIGITAGVLTERFPLTIESLMPAGGVIFSDGIESDYLKFNSGSIATIGVSSESATLVVKS, encoded by the coding sequence ATGAAGGTCGAATACGCGATCATCGTTAAGAACAAAACGCGCCTGGAAACTTTGATCGAACGGTTCAACACGAAACAGCAGGCGCGTTTTTATATCGAAAGGCTCGGTGGAAGGTTCGAAGAATACGAAGCGGAACACGAGATCTTTCACGAATCCTTGGATCTCGTTCAGAAGAGGATCTCGAAAAAGATCAAATCCAAAATCGTGGAACGGATGTATGTTCCTTCGTTTCTTTTTTCGCAAAAGAACGTGATCGTTACGATCGGTCAGGACGGCCTGGTCGCGAACACGGCGAAATATTCGAAAGGAGTTCCGATCGTCGCCGTCAATCCGGATAAGGAACGATACGACGGTGTTCTGCTTCCGTTCGATAAGAATAATTTTATGCACGCGGTCGAAAACGTGATGGAAGGAAATTTTACTTCCAAGACGGTTCGTTTCGCCGAAGCAAAACTCAACGACGGTCAACGGCTGCTCGCGTTCAACGACTTGTTTATCGGTCCTTCTTCCCATACTTCCGCGAGATATAAGATTTCGTACAATCGGAATCTGGAAGAACAATCTTCGAGCGGGATCATCGTTTCCACTCCTGCTGGTAGTACCGGTTGGCTCAGTTCTATATTCAATATGGCTTATGGAGTTACGGGACTGTTTGAAAAGGAATTAACGCTCAAACGTCCCGCATTGCAGGAAGATCAGCTTTTGTTCGCCGTGCGCGAGCCGTTTCAAAGCGTCCGAACTCAAATCGGAATCACCGCGGGCGTTCTTACGGAAAGATTTCCGTTGACGATCGAGTCGTTGATGCCCGCAGGCGGGGTTATTTTCAGCGACGGAATCGAAAGCGATTATCTTAAGTTTAATTCCGGTTCGATCGCTACAATCGGAGTTTCTTCGGAAAGCGCGACCTTGGTCGTAAAATCCTAA
- the lfb1 gene encoding LIC10280 family protein, with the protein MFRIISRFFLVLLVFGFISTATAQIGQINASSISGKYRVAGTNPDGSSYGGSVTITQSNGEYLFTWTVAGQTFTGTGTLDGTTLTVDWGQNDPVIYEVKNGGRLLEGTWAGGSATETLRK; encoded by the coding sequence ATGTTTCGAATCATCTCAAGATTTTTCCTCGTTCTTCTGGTGTTCGGTTTTATCTCGACCGCAACCGCTCAGATCGGCCAAATAAACGCTTCTTCCATCAGCGGGAAGTATCGGGTCGCCGGAACCAATCCGGACGGCTCCTCTTACGGCGGAAGCGTGACGATCACCCAATCGAACGGAGAATATCTTTTTACTTGGACCGTTGCCGGACAAACCTTTACGGGAACCGGAACTCTGGATGGAACTACGTTGACCGTGGATTGGGGACAAAACGATCCTGTGATCTACGAAGTGAAAAACGGGGGCAGACTTTTGGAAGGAACCTGGGCAGGCGGAAGCGCCACGGAGACTTTAAGAAAATAA
- a CDS encoding SPFH domain-containing protein, which yields MFGWNYIQFDSMTHVIVYKNGKVSKEGRGLSFFYFAPTSSIAAIPLGSNDLPFIFNESTNDYQTVSIQGQITYKISNPKSLSELLDFTVDSNGTYKKNEIEKLNQRIINYAQTSTSSFIHGIGLKDSIRSAKTIETQILQGLQTSSAISTLGIEILNVNILAIRPNPEMERALETETRERLQQEADQAIYERRNFAVEQERKIKESELNTEIAVEEKKKQISEKQMEAKILEADNKRKLREMQVQADIAVEEQRKKFIEMKTANQKKEAEAQGFVTETTLKPFRDIDWRTLVALNNNPDPKFNISLAFRQLAENAEKIGSLNISPDLLENLLQEKKDSKK from the coding sequence ATGTTTGGATGGAATTATATACAATTCGATTCGATGACTCATGTAATTGTTTATAAAAACGGAAAAGTTTCCAAAGAAGGACGAGGTCTTTCATTTTTTTATTTCGCTCCCACGAGTTCGATCGCGGCGATTCCGTTGGGAAGTAACGATCTTCCCTTTATCTTCAACGAATCCACGAACGATTATCAAACCGTTTCGATTCAGGGGCAGATTACGTATAAGATTTCCAATCCGAAGTCTTTGTCCGAACTTTTGGACTTCACGGTGGATTCCAACGGAACGTACAAGAAGAACGAGATCGAAAAGTTGAACCAGAGGATCATCAACTACGCGCAGACTTCGACCTCTTCCTTTATTCACGGGATCGGTCTGAAGGATTCGATCCGTTCCGCAAAGACGATCGAAACGCAAATTCTTCAGGGCTTGCAGACTTCGAGTGCGATTTCCACGTTGGGGATCGAAATTCTGAACGTGAACATTCTCGCGATCCGTCCGAATCCCGAAATGGAACGGGCTTTGGAAACGGAAACGAGAGAACGTCTTCAGCAGGAAGCGGATCAAGCGATTTATGAAAGAAGAAATTTCGCGGTGGAACAGGAACGCAAGATCAAAGAAAGCGAATTGAACACCGAGATCGCCGTCGAGGAAAAGAAAAAACAAATTTCCGAAAAGCAGATGGAGGCGAAGATTCTCGAAGCGGACAACAAACGAAAACTCAGAGAGATGCAGGTTCAGGCCGACATCGCCGTCGAAGAACAAAGAAAAAAGTTCATCGAGATGAAAACAGCCAACCAGAAAAAGGAAGCCGAAGCGCAGGGTTTCGTTACGGAAACGACTCTGAAACCGTTCCGCGATATCGACTGGAGAACGTTAGTCGCCTTGAACAACAACCCCGATCCGAAATTCAACATCTCGCTCGCCTTTAGACAACTCGCGGAAAACGCGGAAAAGATCGGAAGCTTGAACATCAGTCCCGATTTGCTGGAAAATCTTCTTCAGGAAAAGAAAGATTCCAAAAAATGA
- a CDS encoding acyl-CoA dehydrogenase family protein encodes MIISNYFQDNDDIKLVFDELIDWDEIVHAYEHKFEDAEEYKKSGNDRLAYAPSSVEEAKEYYKSVLESLGEIMGEFVAPRSKEMDKIGLKYENGKVTFPKAQEECYNTLRDAGLMPISISRKYGGMGLPATVQSFMCEIAARADAAFCLAYGNINIVEIMERYASPEMCEKWLPDISAGKYSAAMALTEPNYGSDLPNVQTRATQDANGVWRINGAKRFITHACGYVNAPSVILTLARTGSPESGARGLSFFLVKGSDVHIAGVEHKMGLHCSPTCEVVFDNAPGELIGKTGYGLVKYSMGMMNAARLTIATQSLGIATAAYYEGKKYASERIQFGKPIEQIPAVRKILDRMEREILATRVLIAETGKAIDLYHWPKEHLIKVEGKSERDVSQDESIRRWEKLADLFTPLSKYYASEGCVSIASDALQIHGGSGYTEDYDVARIYRDSRITTIYEGTTQLQVVAAIGGVVSGMSPTGQLRQYGEGELSKFSASDDLKKVWNDLDAAVALFKSIHDGSVKDSLAFEVVEIAARFLCGMLLERSLKVLSGKELEKRKAISQAYNLDSIAVSSANLIKLERASKQAVPA; translated from the coding sequence ATGATTATCAGTAATTACTTTCAGGACAATGATGATATCAAACTCGTGTTCGACGAGTTGATCGATTGGGATGAAATTGTCCACGCTTACGAGCATAAATTCGAAGACGCGGAAGAATATAAGAAATCCGGAAACGACAGATTGGCATACGCTCCTTCGAGCGTGGAAGAAGCCAAAGAATACTATAAGTCCGTTTTGGAATCCTTGGGCGAGATTATGGGAGAATTCGTCGCTCCCCGCAGCAAGGAAATGGATAAGATCGGACTCAAGTATGAAAACGGAAAAGTGACGTTTCCGAAAGCGCAGGAAGAATGTTACAATACGCTTCGTGACGCCGGTTTGATGCCGATTTCGATCAGCAGAAAATACGGAGGAATGGGTTTGCCCGCAACGGTTCAATCCTTCATGTGCGAGATCGCGGCGAGAGCCGATGCGGCCTTCTGTCTTGCATACGGAAACATCAACATCGTGGAGATCATGGAACGTTATGCGTCACCGGAAATGTGCGAAAAATGGCTTCCCGATATTTCCGCCGGAAAATACAGCGCGGCGATGGCATTGACCGAACCGAACTACGGATCGGATCTTCCGAACGTTCAGACAAGGGCGACTCAAGACGCGAACGGAGTATGGAGAATCAACGGTGCAAAACGTTTTATCACGCATGCCTGCGGTTACGTAAACGCGCCTTCCGTCATTCTTACGTTAGCGAGAACCGGATCGCCCGAAAGCGGCGCGCGAGGTTTGTCTTTCTTTCTCGTAAAAGGAAGCGACGTTCATATCGCAGGCGTGGAACACAAGATGGGACTCCATTGTTCTCCCACTTGCGAAGTCGTGTTCGACAACGCACCGGGAGAATTGATCGGTAAAACCGGATACGGTCTCGTAAAGTATTCGATGGGAATGATGAACGCGGCGCGACTCACGATCGCAACCCAGTCTTTGGGAATCGCAACCGCCGCGTATTACGAAGGTAAGAAATACGCATCGGAAAGAATTCAATTCGGAAAACCGATCGAACAAATTCCCGCGGTCAGAAAGATTCTCGATCGTATGGAACGGGAGATTCTCGCGACACGAGTTCTCATCGCCGAAACGGGAAAGGCGATCGATTTATATCATTGGCCGAAAGAACATCTCATCAAAGTGGAGGGCAAATCAGAACGGGACGTGAGCCAGGATGAAAGTATTCGCCGTTGGGAAAAACTCGCCGATCTTTTTACACCGCTCAGCAAATACTACGCTTCGGAAGGATGCGTTTCCATCGCGTCGGATGCGCTTCAAATTCACGGAGGAAGCGGTTACACCGAAGACTACGACGTGGCGCGGATCTACAGAGACAGCCGAATCACTACGATCTACGAAGGAACGACTCAGCTTCAAGTCGTCGCGGCGATCGGAGGAGTGGTTTCGGGAATGTCACCGACCGGACAACTCAGACAATATGGGGAAGGAGAACTTTCCAAATTCTCCGCCTCGGACGATCTGAAAAAAGTCTGGAACGACCTGGATGCGGCCGTCGCTCTTTTTAAATCGATCCACGACGGAAGCGTGAAGGATTCTTTAGCGTTTGAAGTGGTGGAGATCGCGGCGCGGTTTCTCTGCGGAATGCTCTTGGAAAGATCTCTCAAGGTTTTGAGCGGAAAAGAATTAGAAAAACGGAAAGCGATTTCCCAGGCTTATAATTTGGACAGCATAGCGGTTTCCAGCGCGAATCTGATCAAGCTGGAAAGAGCTTCCAAACAAGCGGTTCCCGCTTAA
- a CDS encoding DUF1564 domain-containing protein, which produces MGILSLNSDEKISSRLQEIETEVVTLLVSKETLSRYREEDRKILAKRIPILLKIYGKYLTAAKRLGNRAGKTLYQPSPGRGNMVRMNVRLSTGSWALFGTFAQAHGVSRCYLFRYLLLLDEAGVGDSIVRIMNEGGPTFHRNYKYILHLDLLNNNITRTLVCDPTHIFYVLDPRDWFDI; this is translated from the coding sequence ATGGGAATCTTATCACTCAACTCCGACGAGAAAATCAGTTCCAGGCTTCAAGAGATTGAAACCGAGGTCGTTACTCTTTTAGTTTCTAAGGAAACTTTATCTCGGTATCGCGAGGAGGATCGTAAAATTTTAGCGAAGAGAATTCCTATTCTTCTGAAGATTTACGGGAAATATTTAACCGCTGCGAAACGTTTGGGGAACAGGGCGGGAAAGACTTTGTATCAGCCAAGTCCCGGTCGGGGGAATATGGTTCGGATGAACGTGCGCTTGAGTACGGGAAGTTGGGCGTTGTTCGGAACGTTCGCGCAGGCACACGGGGTATCCCGCTGTTATTTATTTCGATATCTTTTGTTGTTGGATGAGGCCGGGGTTGGGGATTCTATCGTGAGAATTATGAATGAAGGAGGTCCAACATTTCACAGGAATTACAAATACATCCTCCACCTCGATCTTTTAAATAACAACATAACTCGGACCCTCGTCTGCGATCCCACCCACATATTTTACGTTTTGGATCCGCGAGACTGGTTCGACATTTAG
- a CDS encoding TetR/AcrR family transcriptional regulator has product MEQPSSRERLIQTTGKLLQERGYHGTGLKDILKLSETPSGSLYHHFPNGKEELTAQAIQSAGERLEKQIETAVENHSDLYGALQEFTNHLAEELINSGFQKGCPIATVVLEVAADNDRIQKVCSTTYQNWQNLIQALLHRSGMEEERVESVAILLLSAVEGALILCRAHRSVQPLKAVEKQLEGILSVLIPA; this is encoded by the coding sequence ATGGAACAACCCAGCTCCAGAGAAAGACTGATACAAACGACCGGCAAACTTCTCCAGGAAAGGGGTTACCATGGTACCGGGTTAAAGGACATTCTCAAATTAAGCGAAACCCCGAGCGGTTCCTTATATCATCACTTTCCGAACGGAAAGGAAGAATTGACCGCACAAGCGATTCAAAGTGCCGGAGAACGTCTTGAAAAACAAATCGAAACCGCTGTCGAAAATCATTCCGATCTTTACGGCGCTCTCCAAGAATTTACGAATCATCTTGCGGAGGAGCTGATCAACTCCGGTTTTCAAAAAGGATGTCCGATCGCTACGGTTGTACTCGAAGTCGCTGCCGACAACGATCGGATCCAGAAAGTCTGTTCTACTACTTATCAAAATTGGCAAAATCTGATTCAAGCTCTGTTGCATCGGTCCGGAATGGAAGAAGAGCGTGTAGAATCTGTCGCCATTCTTCTTTTGTCCGCCGTCGAGGGCGCTCTGATCCTTTGTCGAGCCCACAGAAGCGTCCAACCCCTAAAAGCAGTGGAAAAGCAGTTAGAAGGGATTTTAAGCGTATTGATTCC
- a CDS encoding potassium/proton antiporter, giving the protein MEFEFGTLVLSGLIILSIGLLRVSSKFGVPSLLLFLLIGMAAGSDGPGGIDFDNPLLARQVGSIALAYILFSGGLETEWQKIKPVLWKGIVLGNLGVLITWATMGLFSVYVLGFSPIIGFLLGAVVSSTDAAAVFNVLRTRNTGMKKGLTSLLELESGSNDPLAVLLTVSILSLLGPQPPRAGELALHILMQFSIGSAAGVAFGYVIYKGLNRIKLEYEGLYPVLISASVLFVYSATELIGGNPFLAVYIAGLVLGNQSFVHKRSNLRFLDGIAWLMQIIMFLTLGLLVYPSRIPPLFGTGILFSLFLVFFARPIAVFISLFRSGYNFREKLLVSWIGLRGAAPIILATFPFAQGVEGSDKIFHLVFFTVLISLLFQGTSVPQVVRWLGLDAPLEQRASYPFEFENREQSDSNLLEFIVPYGSNSVGKFVYSLNFPENSLITLIYRGDGHIVPTGKTKLEEGDVLLILTPKGSEDKIREILSKMDAPAT; this is encoded by the coding sequence ATGGAATTTGAATTCGGCACTCTTGTTTTATCCGGCCTGATCATTCTCAGTATCGGGCTTCTGCGCGTTTCCTCCAAATTCGGGGTTCCCTCTCTTCTCCTCTTTCTTCTGATCGGAATGGCCGCCGGGTCCGATGGACCCGGCGGAATCGACTTCGACAATCCTCTTCTGGCAAGGCAAGTCGGCTCGATCGCGTTGGCATACATTCTCTTCTCCGGCGGTTTGGAAACGGAATGGCAAAAGATAAAACCCGTTCTCTGGAAAGGAATCGTCTTAGGAAACCTGGGCGTTTTGATCACATGGGCGACGATGGGACTCTTTTCCGTTTACGTTCTCGGGTTTTCTCCGATCATCGGCTTCTTATTGGGTGCGGTCGTTTCGTCGACGGACGCCGCCGCGGTTTTCAACGTCCTCAGAACCAGAAACACGGGGATGAAAAAAGGACTTACATCCTTGCTCGAACTCGAATCGGGAAGCAACGATCCGTTAGCTGTTCTTTTAACCGTAAGTATTCTCAGTTTGTTAGGACCGCAACCTCCGAGAGCGGGAGAATTGGCGCTTCACATTCTCATGCAATTCTCCATTGGATCGGCGGCGGGCGTAGCGTTCGGCTACGTGATCTACAAGGGACTCAATCGAATCAAACTCGAATACGAAGGGTTATATCCGGTTTTAATTTCGGCTTCCGTGTTGTTCGTGTATTCTGCGACCGAATTGATCGGAGGAAACCCGTTCTTAGCGGTTTATATCGCGGGGCTCGTTTTAGGAAATCAGTCCTTCGTTCACAAACGAAGTAATCTCCGCTTCTTAGACGGAATCGCTTGGCTCATGCAGATCATCATGTTCTTAACGTTGGGCCTGCTCGTTTATCCGAGCAGAATCCCTCCGTTGTTCGGAACGGGAATTTTGTTTTCCCTCTTTCTCGTTTTTTTTGCGAGACCGATCGCGGTGTTCATCTCACTCTTTCGGTCCGGTTATAATTTTCGGGAGAAGTTATTGGTCTCTTGGATCGGACTTCGAGGAGCGGCCCCGATCATTCTCGCGACATTTCCGTTCGCACAAGGCGTGGAAGGCTCCGATAAGATTTTCCATCTCGTATTCTTTACCGTTTTAATTTCCCTGTTGTTTCAAGGAACGAGCGTTCCTCAAGTCGTCCGCTGGCTCGGATTGGACGCGCCTTTGGAACAAAGAGCTTCGTATCCGTTCGAATTCGAAAATCGGGAACAGAGCGATTCCAATCTTTTGGAATTCATCGTTCCTTACGGTTCGAATTCGGTCGGCAAGTTCGTGTATTCGTTGAACTTTCCGGAAAACTCTCTGATCACCTTGATCTACCGCGGCGACGGACATATCGTTCCAACAGGAAAAACTAAATTAGAAGAAGGTGATGTTCTTTTGATTCTCACTCCGAAAGGAAGCGAAGACAAGATCCGCGAAATTCTTTCCAAGATGGACGCGCCCGCAACTTAG
- a CDS encoding FMN-binding negative transcriptional regulator, which produces MYIPKAFEETDENKLISFIRENPFGILFSADDTSLEASHLVFHPEKDESGRLFLYGHFAKVNDHWKKVRDRVLVVFSGAHCYVSPTWLGEPHTVPTWNYAAVHVTGNLTLLDEADSQKRIGQLVASYETNPSSEWKLDFNDSFFRNLVQKGIAAFQIEVTKMEGKFKLSQNKSTEIQQRIASNLEAMTDENSRTIARWMRENLKGKNS; this is translated from the coding sequence ATGTATATTCCAAAAGCGTTCGAAGAAACCGATGAAAATAAGTTGATCTCGTTTATACGTGAAAATCCGTTCGGAATTTTGTTTTCCGCCGACGATACTTCCTTGGAAGCGTCTCATCTCGTGTTTCATCCGGAAAAGGACGAATCCGGCAGGTTATTTCTCTACGGACATTTTGCAAAAGTCAACGATCACTGGAAGAAGGTTCGCGATCGGGTTTTGGTCGTTTTTTCCGGTGCGCACTGTTACGTCTCTCCGACTTGGTTGGGAGAACCTCATACGGTTCCCACATGGAATTATGCCGCCGTTCACGTTACCGGGAATCTTACGCTTTTGGATGAAGCGGATTCTCAGAAACGGATTGGGCAGTTAGTCGCTTCCTACGAAACGAATCCTTCTTCCGAATGGAAATTGGATTTTAACGATTCTTTCTTCCGAAATCTCGTGCAAAAAGGGATTGCGGCGTTTCAAATCGAAGTCACGAAGATGGAAGGAAAGTTCAAGCTCAGCCAGAATAAGTCGACCGAGATTCAGCAACGGATTGCTTCTAACTTAGAAGCGATGACGGATGAGAATTCAAGGACGATTGCGCGTTGGATGCGTGAGAATTTGAAAGGGAAGAATTCGTAA